From Hippoglossus hippoglossus isolate fHipHip1 chromosome 14, fHipHip1.pri, whole genome shotgun sequence:
GTGGTTGTTACACTTTGGGTTTGACTTTGTAACTGCTAAACGTTCAGCAGCCCCCCCTCTAGTCTATTGGGGCCTCACTGTTCTCGTTTCCCAGCAGCACTTGAATGCACCACCTTGATGAATTTGTGGtctgtagcagcagcatcaaattaaaaactaagCCACAGCAGGATTCTCTCTGTGGCGGATCATTTGTCTCCAGCAGCTTTTTGAGTCTTTCAAATGagattttcacagtttttaaataaatgtaaaccaATTAAAAACCCTGGGAACTATCACGACTTAGCAGGACTGATGTTGTTTGATGAGTTATGGCGTTCATGGCGGGATTTTGGCGGCGCTCGTTTGACACTGCTTTTTATCCCCCGGCTGCAGGCCAGTGACGGAAATGGTGCAGGACATCCGTCAAGGTAACTGGCTCAGGTTTGGATCAGGGAAACTAAAAGAGCTGTGTAAGCTGCTGCCAGAGGAAAGTGAGGTAACGACCGGTCGACTCTTATCATCTTTCCACTGTGGTTATATACAGATAAAGTAAATAACTTCTGcattctgtgttttattaagATATCACATTGATGTCAGTTTGATAGAAATAAAAGCTATTGACCTGAGTTTCATATTTAACAACAATTACAGTATTAAGAAGCTGTTTGTGATTATTTTGgaagaatgtgttttattttatttcacatggTCTCTTATCTAGTTTGATCACATAGTTATTTATACTGTTTTCTGTGTCTTGTCCTGTTGATGCTCAGGTGAAGCAGCTGCTGTCCTTCAGTGGGAACCTCTCTGTTCTACCTGTGGCCGATCAGTTCATGGTGCAGCTGGTCAAAGTCCCGGGGTTCGTTCATAACTCAGACTTTTATTACGTATTTGATagttaaagacaaataaaatgtgcaaagtTATATAATATCTGCTTTTCTTCATCTGTCACCATTATTGGTTCCCTGCAAGAAACAAATAACGTTATTTGCAGAATAGTTTTTATATGCATCTCCTATCTTGCACCTGTGCTATTATTGCTGTTCCAGATCTCTCCACGCTTCATAGTGAGGAATAAAACTGATGAAATGACAGCAGCTAATGTGCAgttttgttgatgtgtctcTCCTGCAGCTACGAGGAGCTCCTGAAAATGATGGTGCTGAGGGAGGAATTCTTTCCTctcatggaggaggtgaagaactCGGTCGCTGTCATGACCAAAGCAGCGAATGGTAACTTTTAACACGCGTCCACCAAAAGCTGCAACaacattttatctttatattcaggctctttgtcttcatctctcttttcccctctctcctcctagAGCTGCTGGACTGTGACGACCTCCACTCCGTCATCCGGCTGGTGTTAAAAGCTGGGAATTACATGAACGCTGTTGgtatttttctttccctttttggTCTTAATGCATTTAATCTGTCCTTTTGTCTGTTCGGGGGCTCTTACTCAGCATTTCTTCTACTGATAACGGACAATtccattaaatgtttttgttcaggGTGGTTACAGTGCCAATGCAATCGGCTTCAGGATGACGTCACTGCTCAAGCTGGCAGACACCAAGGCCAACAAGCCGGGCATGAACCTCATGCACTATGTTGCCAAGGTGAGGACGAGTCCTGGGACGGACAGATGCTCACTGGAGAAAGTATTAAAAAAGGCTATGTAACGTGTCTTTCACCCGCAGCAAGCAGAGGACATCGATGCCGAGTTGCTGACATTTCTCAGCCAAATTGAACACATCGGGTTGGCGTCGAGGTGAATAAGTCGGGTGTAACGTGCTGATTTTGAGTTGTTCGGACGACGccatgtgaatgtgtgactaTCTGTTGAACCCACAGAATTTGTAAAGACGAGGTGATCACAGACTTcgagagagaggtgaagaagatCAAGGAGGTGAAACTGTACAGCAGCAGACAGCCCGGCCTCGTGCAGCAGATGGAGACGTTTTTCACggtaaaaatgtgtctttaaaaagcacaaactgTGTGAATAGTTCTTCTTCACACCTCTTTATACCCTTTTCTATGTTTTATATTCTCAGAGGGCTAATGTGAAGCTGGACGAGGTGGACTCCTCCATCCAAGAGCTCATTTCTCTGAGCAACGCTGTCGCTGAGTATTTCTGTGAAGACCCAGCGACCTTCAAACTGGAGGAGTGCTGCTCCATCTTTCACTCGTTCTGCAAACGGTTCGATACGGCAGTACAGGTGAGAAGGGGAAGAAGTAGGAGTGATGCTTAAATGGAATAAACCACATCACAGGGAAGAATTGTactattgattattattttaagtgGGACTTGAAAGCAACAAGAGcgtttgaattattttaaacaACCTCAGTCATCCTGAGCCCTCGGGTTGGGCAGTGAGGTAAAACAGTATCCCGTTATTACAAAATAGAAACGTTGTCCGTTtcattacatatttaaaaaatctgctgTACAATGTGTACATATATCTAATAAATGCTTCAGGAGTATTTGTCCTGCACCACCGTCTGAGTAGTTGCTATAAAAATGGTGACATAACATTTTGTAAACAAATGATTTAGTCTTTAAACAAACAAGTTACAAATAACTGATCATAATCTTGCATCCCATGACGGCATCATGCATCTTGTGACTTTGACTCAGGAGTTGTTAATGTTTGTAATTCTGTTTCTGACGTTCAGAGAATAGAACTTCTATCACATCTGTTGTagcatgaaaataataataataatttgatgtATCTTTTACAAAAGAAATGCAGCTAAAAATGCATCACGGCAAAGAAAtgacttcaaataaaaacattttatagttAATGTGACATAAGATGGAAAATCACACTTAAAGTATACTGCAGCCACCTACTGGCAGGAAATTGTACAGCAGCAATTGGTGGCGTCCTCTAAGTTCTACAGTGGGATATTTAATCAGCTAGTGAACACCACTGGTTGGTTAGGCCCGACTCTACTGGTGCCGTGTGTCAGTGAACTGCACTGTGTTACATACATGTTCTCTCTGTACCTGCAGGAGAACCGAGAGCGAGAGGAGGCCGAGCAGAAGCGCAAGCGGAGAGAGAGCATGCGAAACTCAGCCAAGCGATGCTCCACAGTGTCGTGTCCAGCACCTGAGCGGAATCAGGAATCCGGCCTGGAGTCGGCCTTGCACAGCTTCCTGTCCACCGTCCCGGAGGGATTAGCCAGATGTAGGAGGAACATGCTGTCACCGATCGTAGGATCCCCCTCCGGCCACAGTCCTCAGCCTGGAAAATCTGATGCTTCACCCTGTACTAGACAAGAGAGGCCTGAGAAGAAACAAGCCAAACTGCAGAAGGAGAACGAGGAAGTAACAGAGCtggaagacaaagaggaagctGAGAAGATGCGTGAGATTACTCGGAAGGTGCTTCGCTACCAAAACAGCAGGAGCAGCCTCGACGGGGACAGAGTTTCAGGCACTCCTCCTCGCTCAGACACTCCAGCTACTCCGAGTACCCCTCGCCCCAGAACCAGAGACTTCTTCTTCGCCAACAATGGGAACTTGGGCTCGCCGTGGACTATCCTCAGCCCTTTGACTTGTTCCCAAAGAAACATCCCAAACCAGAACAGACAAGTACGCCCACAAAGACTGTCCCTGACGCATGGGGAGGACGATGATGGAGTCTGGGAGAGTCACGAGGGCAATCATCCTCCCAGTGGTGTCAGGCGGACATCTCCATGTGGGGGCTCTGCGTCCGTGCCCGAGTGCCCCCATCAGAGAGCCATGTCACAGGGTCCGATCCACAGGTCTGCTTCCATGGATGAAACCAGGCAGTCTCCACTGGCTCGCTTCCGGCTGGGGGACTTGTTCCAGAGGTCATACTCCTCTGGGTCAAGGACAGAAACTATAGGGGACGAAATTTCAGGAGTGTTTCCACTGCATCGCGGCAAGGGGAGGAATAACGTCGTGGGGCCaatgagcagcagctctgggtTCATATCCTTCTTCAGACGCATCGGAGGCCGGAGTAAGCATGGAGACATCGAAGATCAGAACTTCACAGAATCCAGAAATTGAACTTAGTGACAGaaaccaacattttttaaattttttttacatgttattttTGTCAGTGTCATGGTTTTAACCTTCGGTGGAAGGCAAGCGAGCACTTGCTTCAAACTGTGAAGGGGTTGTGATTTTTGGAAGTCGGGCAACGGTCAAAAATTGTAATCTATTCCTGTCTTCTCTTTTCGTGTGCAATAAAGGTACTTTCAACCTTTGTAATCCACTTGTTTATGGTATATGCATTTACCATAACGTGACATTTCAGTGTTATCTGCTGCTTTTCAGGTGGAAAACCCACTTGTGTCATAAAGTCCTCGGGAGTCGGACCGGTGCTCATGTCAAGATTAGTGACGGCTGCTCAGTTTCCACTACTTGCCTTTCACTTCATctcttatttattctgtctgtcactctgacTGGAGGACACTTGTTCAGGTAGCAGAGAAGTTCAAcattaaacatttgtattttgggACAAAGACAAATGGATCCATAATAGGATTGCAGGTATAACTCAAACTTCTGACTCGTAGCTAATTGTGTGATCAGAATTGACAGGAAAACTTAATTCAAATAAGATGCATTGTTGTTGATGAACCCAGCCTTTAGTCTTCATTATGATCTGCCCCCCCACTGCAGTGCCACCCTGGTGTCTCGCCTCAGCGGTTTCCCTAAAGATTctggacagaaagaaagattCACTTGTGTTACTTGGGCAACAGACTCTTGTTTCCAAGCCGTTTCATTTGAGCCCTCGCAGTGAAACAATACTCTGCTGCAAAGCGCTGAATGCCGGCTCCTGTCCGGCTCTTCTCTTGTGCTCCcacacccctccctcccactGCTGTCTGCtcaatggggacatttgcagtCGCCTGGCATTTCGCATCAGGGGGCataatgaaaagagagaatacAGGAAAATATATGGGCAGCTTTTTAAGaacttgtttgtctgtgtgacaaagataattaaacattttctcttGGCTTTAAACAGTCAGGCTCTGCTCCATGGCTGCTCAAAGCGAGGCCTTGTACACAGCCAGAGATAACAGTGTGGTGCTTTAACTGTGACTGACCTGTGTGATGTAAAACGAGCGCTGCGGAGCACAATCGGGGCCATTGTTGTGTTCTGTTCCGTGCCGCTGAGGATCATCCCATGTGAGTCAGCTCCTGAGGAGTTGGAGGTGACCCGCTGTCCTTGCCAAGCTGCACTCTCACCAGGgctatcgtgtgtgtgtgtgtgtgtgtgtgtgtgtgtgtgtgtgtgtgtgtgtgtgtgtgtgtgtgtgtgtgtgtgtgtgtgtgtgtgtgtgtgtgtgtgtgtgtgtgtgtgtgtgtgtgtgtgtgtgtgtgtgtgtgtgtgtgtgtgtgtgtgtcccagtgaAAGATGAGAAACAGGCATGAatagaggagagaaaggaggtgGGAGAGAAACTtggactgagagagagggagactcaCAAGTTGTATTgtgagggagcagagaggagcatgtgggaggagagaggaggaaaccagTGACTGCAAAATACAGAGGAAACAAGGGGACATGGTTAAACCCTGCACAGTGACAACCAtggacatgttttaatgtgggGAACTGGGAGCTGGACCAAAAAGGTAGATTTATATTGAGCGTGAGTGAAGATTGCATGCATGGATCCAGATTAGCCACAAGTAAAAGCATTGCTCAGAGGAGTAATCAGCAgtatttacatgttttaatctgttttcaCATGTGCTTTTAATTTCGAAGATTAAAAGCATGAACTGCAGCAAACTCAGTGCTGCTGAAATGAGAATTCTCTGCTCTTTAGTATGATCACACTTTCTGGCAGCTGTGCAAGTTTGTCTTTGCTGTAAACTTAATCCACTGTAGCAGCGACGGGCAGGAGACTGTTTACAAGTGTTGTAATCAGATCGGAGCTTGGAGAGGAAAACCGTGAAGAATCCCGTCACAATTCACTGAGCTGTTTCCAGAAATGCATCTTAAATCATATTTGAGGTTTTTCAGCCAACATTTAAACTTGAGTCATGTGTACACTCCTGGCTATGGACGCCCATTTCTGCCATTAAAATAAGAAACCTCAAAATATCAATTCAGTATCTTAAAATAACTCTTGAATGATGTAACTGCCtcaaaataacaatttaatATCTCAAGAATAATATATAACTGTTCAAAGTgatgaatttaaataataataatcatcatagTGACTTACAGGATATTTTCTTAAGAACTGTTTCCTTACATCTGTGTTGAAGGAAATTGATACTCATGgaaaaaactataataaatattacattacataaatAATTTGATATATCAGTTTAACAACATCTATTTTCGTTGGTTATGCTTTAAATAAACGGTTTTACCGCTGAAATATGAACATATCGTTATTCGTTGTTTACTAGGTATTGATATTTAGTCCTAGTGACGAAAGAAATGACCCCgacgtgatttgaacacgcaaccttctgatctggagtcagacgcgctaccgtTGCGCCACGAGGTCCTGTTATTCCGAATAAAACAGAACAGGACATTATTCCATTGTGggaaaaactgtattttccGTCACTCTGTGGTTTGTGTCATATGTGACTGTCGTGTCCATCGTCAGCTTTGACGCACGACACTAACCCAGAGTGTTTCTCACGGCTGTTACCTGATTTTGGCTTTTACGCACGGCTGAACCTCGCGTAAAGCGTAAACGTAAGACGCGTCTCTGAATCTCCAGATAAAAGAAGAGTAGAAGCTGAAACCACAGCGCTGCTCTCTGCATTTCATCTGCCCGGGTTTTAAAGTCTATGTTCCCCTCCAGCCAAATGCTGCGGGTGTTTCTGTCCTCTTCACTCACTAGATGGAGCAGTTCCACAGAGACTCGTTGCCGAATTGATGCGTTTTCACAAAGAGTAGATGAACTGAGAGGATCCTGAACAATAAAAGAGCTGTTCCTCTAAAAGTTTTAAGTAATGACTCATTCACtttgcaataaaacaatgtaaCGTTGCATGGTTCCTCTGCATGATGCAAGAACTGACTGTAAATGAATCTGTGGTAATATGAAAAAAGGTCTGCAGCCTATTTCCTGCACATGctatgaatgaatgtgttgaATTAGTTTGTAATTCGGCTGATTTAGCTTTGACGGATGTGTCTTGTTATTTCCAGCTGTTTCTGTTTAGGAAAGAAGTGGAACATCTGGATAATCACCTCTTCCATAATTGACCAACCTGTTCGCAGCACCATGGATGGGTAAGTGCAAACCACACATGCAAAAGtctgttgtttctttcctctcattttgttgtttgatcTCATATAAAACGATGATGGCACCAAGATGAAACTGAGTTCTTTCTATAACAGAAACAGTTTCTTCAAATTCCTATTCCCTCTGAATTGACCCTGTGGTAGAAAGGCAGagttcctccatgtttcctgaTGTCCAAACGCAGCTTATTATTTAATTCTCTCACAATCACAGTCACTCTGTTGCCATCAATGTAAAACACAAACCTTATAATCATCAGTCACCTTGATATGAAGTTGTTCGCTCAGCACTGATGATGTGGTCCCTCCTGCTCTGGCTGCAGCTGATCTGATTAGGATGCATGCTGTTCTCTGTCTGCACTGATGAGATGGTTGCTGCACATTGATCGGCCGGATAGGTGAACATGATGGGAATGATGTCTGTATAcatccagttttttttatataaatatatcacataaaatatatttctctTAAAGATAATTTGCAGATTTTCTTCCTGATGTGTCAGTGAGGATCACAGTAGGATTTCTGTCTCTCTTAGATAGAAAGTCACAGATTTCAGGGGTCAGACtagttttcttctttgtgaTTGATTTGCTTAAGTCAGTGGTTTGAGATTGTAAaggcttgtgtgtctgtctgtgtgcatttgttttgttactGGACAACTTGAGAAAGACGTCACAATAATAATTCAATGAGTACAACCTCCCCCACACACTCCAGTGTTGCAGCAACCAAAGCTCCGTCACTGTGGGATTCTCAGACGTCTTCCCTCCCACAGCTAACACTCATCTGACCACACTCACAAGGGTTTAGCCCAGCTTTAACATCCATCTACAATCCACCATCAGAAGTTATACGGCTAATGACAGATTTTTAAGTGGGGATTTTGGGACATAAGAGTAAATATATCTGTAGTTCAGCAGTGGTATTTTTTACTGTTCTATTAAAGAACAGAAGTAATGTTATTGTTTATGATCATTAagatggggggtgggggggggggggggtctataGTTATATAAGGACAATACTCATACTGTCCATATGCATACTTGATATTTTAATACTACTTCCTTTCAGATCAGAAAATCAACCTATTTCTTTGTAACAGACAAACCACAACATTATAACATAAACTCAATATGACAATTTGTATCCATATCAAAGTGCATTAGACCTTTTTTCGTGCAGGAAGCAACTGTTTCCTTAATTAAAAATGTCCTGCCTCATAGTAAATTGAGTGCAAAGACATACGGCAAACTCTCAAATCATAGAATTTTTCAAAGAATTGATTTGACTGTAACCGATTATCTATTCTTGAGCAAATGTCAAATTCAGTTGGCACGGTGGTACAGGGTCACCTCACAGCAGGGATGCTCTGGGTTCGAATCCTGGTTTGGTTGGGGTctttctgtggagtttgcatgttctcccttgTCTGCAGCGTCCTCCCAAACAGGTCAGGTTATTCCCTGTATTTCAGacctgtgatacgctggtgtAACACGCTTCTTTCCCATTCTGAGCTGTGATTGGCCCAGGAGGAGAAGGGGTATAGATATGTATATTGGTATATGCAATGACACATTTGCGGTGTTACATATAGAATGTTTGAGATGTTAAGATGATATTTGTTGAGAGGTTTTCTTGCAGTATTTTCATGCAGTTTCGTGAAACCACAGGGAATGAATAGGTGAATAAACGCAGAATATAACAGTTTGTCTGCTGAGTCAAACATCCTGTCTACACCTGCAGGCTTCTCTAAACCTGCACGGAGACGAGCTGTTGTGATTTGCAGGTCAGGAGAGAGAAGCCAACTGgactaagagagagagagagagagggagggggggagagagagagagagagagagagagagagagagagagagcagccatCTGCGTGTTCTGCTGCACTGGATGCAGTCTCCATGGCAACATGGTGCTCCCGCAGCAAAATCCTGGGAAGACGGTTTGGTCCCCACCCCCATGCGCATGCACACAAGTGCTACGTAGCTGCTTGAGAGGAGGACTCGCACCTCGGATGTCCAtgcgtgtacacacacacacacacacacacacacacacacacacacacacacacacacacacacacacatcctatAAACTCCACAGCTCCACAACAAGACAACATTTATCCTTGGGAAGAACTTGAACCCGGAGTCCCTGAACACCCATTTACTTTTTCAAACCCATCCTCTGTCCCCacacttttcactttctctcttctttcttcacctctccaTCAACACCCCCCCCGTTTAAAAGCTGAGCTCCAAATCTTGtcactctctccatccatcacttCCCTGCACCTGCACTGTGTTTGTGAGGAGGCAGTTTATCTGTTtaccacccctctctctctctctctctctatctctctctctctctctctctctctgatgaagCATCATCAGTTTTCCGTTTGACAGTTTGAGGTTTTCTCATtctccttacacacacacacacgcacgctaaaaaaaagagagggacaAGATAAGTAAGGGCGAGTGAGGGTGTAGAAAAAATTCGGTGTCTCTTTGTTGCCATATCCCCTCCGCTCTGCTCATCTCTCACACTATTGGACCATCCAGCCCCCTCCCATATTCACAGCAGCCAGTCAGCTCGTACAATCTCTGTATCTCTTGCCTCCTAAgagtctctcactctctctttctctctgtctccctcactcactcttcctcctgcttGCACGCACATACATGAATTAAAGccagatccacacacacacacacatacgccgTGTCCCCACCTGCCTCCCGGACTCCCTGCTGCATGAGGGGTTCTTGCTGTTGCGATGTTGGGGTCTGTGGACTCATATCTCTCCCACTGGGGGAGAGCTTTCTGAAAACTTCTCCTCTCATCTGTCAGGAACCTGCTGTAAGTAAA
This genomic window contains:
- the fhdc3 gene encoding FH2 domain containing 3, whose product is MEGVLILKSASLPNCSSQDASPPSSPDAQEDPDLQASCPLLPTMCVTAAPPPPPPPPPPPPPPPPPPLPPPPPPPLTALSFGSCNVQRRSMKKLNWDTIPSQRVLGKLNVWTSQRPKRDLVLDIRSMEELFSHVDKRASLRNSRLVGQKTCDGKELFPQEPQVTILDSKKSMNIGIFLRHFKRPVTEMVQDIRQGNWLRFGSGKLKELCKLLPEESEVKQLLSFSGNLSVLPVADQFMVQLVKVPGYEELLKMMVLREEFFPLMEEVKNSVAVMTKAANELLDCDDLHSVIRLVLKAGNYMNAGGYSANAIGFRMTSLLKLADTKANKPGMNLMHYVAKQAEDIDAELLTFLSQIEHIGLASRICKDEVITDFEREVKKIKEVKLYSSRQPGLVQQMETFFTRANVKLDEVDSSIQELISLSNAVAEYFCEDPATFKLEECCSIFHSFCKRFDTAVQENREREEAEQKRKRRESMRNSAKRCSTVSCPAPERNQESGLESALHSFLSTVPEGLARCRRNMLSPIVGSPSGHSPQPGKSDASPCTRQERPEKKQAKLQKENEEVTELEDKEEAEKMREITRKVLRYQNSRSSLDGDRVSGTPPRSDTPATPSTPRPRTRDFFFANNGNLGSPWTILSPLTCSQRNIPNQNRQVRPQRLSLTHGEDDDGVWESHEGNHPPSGVRRTSPCGGSASVPECPHQRAMSQGPIHRSASMDETRQSPLARFRLGDLFQRSYSSGSRTETIGDEISGVFPLHRGKGRNNVVGPMSSSSGFISFFRRIGGRSKHGDIEDQNFTESRN